A single region of the Pseudomonas mandelii genome encodes:
- a CDS encoding carbohydrate kinase family protein — protein MYLVCGEALFDFFSEEDASGLASKVNFKAIAGGSPFNVAVGLRRLGVEAALFAGLSTDYLGRRLQQVLQDEGVRPDYLVDFAAPTTLAMVAVGANGSPHYSFRGEGCADRQLKPEHLPELGPQVRGLHIGSFSLVVQPIADTLLALVQRESGKRLISLDPNVRLNPEPNIDLWRSRIATLVELADLIKVSDEDLSLLYPEQDPQRVIEGWLQHRCQLVFLTRGGEGATVFSRTQGSWSVPASSVKIADTVGAGDTFQAALITWLTEQQLDSVAGVQSLERGQIDGMLKFAVQAAALTCSKTGPDLPYRQQLN, from the coding sequence ATGTATCTGGTGTGTGGCGAAGCGCTGTTCGATTTCTTCAGTGAAGAAGACGCCAGCGGCCTGGCTTCAAAAGTGAATTTCAAGGCAATTGCCGGCGGTTCGCCGTTCAATGTGGCGGTTGGCTTGCGGCGATTGGGCGTGGAAGCGGCGCTCTTTGCAGGACTCTCCACCGACTACCTTGGCCGACGCTTGCAGCAAGTGCTGCAGGACGAAGGTGTGCGCCCGGATTACCTGGTGGACTTCGCCGCACCGACCACACTGGCAATGGTCGCGGTCGGGGCCAATGGCTCGCCGCACTACAGCTTTCGCGGTGAAGGTTGCGCGGACCGCCAGCTCAAACCTGAGCATTTGCCTGAGCTGGGCCCGCAAGTGCGTGGTTTGCACATTGGCTCGTTCTCCCTGGTGGTGCAGCCGATTGCCGACACGCTGCTGGCGTTGGTGCAGCGGGAAAGCGGAAAACGTCTGATCAGCCTTGATCCGAATGTCCGACTCAATCCTGAACCGAATATCGACCTGTGGCGTTCGAGGATTGCGACGCTGGTTGAGTTGGCGGATCTGATCAAAGTCAGCGATGAGGATTTGAGTCTGTTGTACCCCGAGCAGGATCCGCAGCGGGTGATTGAAGGTTGGTTGCAGCATCGCTGTCAGTTGGTGTTCCTGACCCGAGGTGGTGAGGGTGCCACGGTGTTCAGCCGCACTCAGGGTTCGTGGTCAGTACCGGCGAGCTCAGTGAAAATCGCTGATACCGTGGGCGCGGGCGATACGTTCCAGGCGGCGTTGATTACCTGGTTGACCGAGCAGCAGCTGGATTCGGTTGCGGGTGTGCAATCGCTTGAGCGCGGGCAAATCGACGGAATGTTGAAGTTTGCGGTACAGGCAGCGGCGCTGACGTGCAGCAAGACCGGCCCGGATTTGCCGTATCGGCAGCAACTCAACTGA
- a CDS encoding DUF4123 domain-containing protein, producing MHVTAMNTLLAAPRYGFESLPREQSSQVLCFIIDRARQPEAMSRLYRIGEPMNAQALYSSTDFAEIANDGPLWLTAPWGSRLAVEATRLCEENHSGIALVAEDATQALAHARWLLRANDGSGGQSLLSYHKPSLWAALAYTAGDTSIQLFGPWQAVYSPAPRHFGKERGAWLSWTAKSELKWRGDGPAFNLPDNAAKIQARLGWLYWVDEQYAAFGKPGDDRINEITENLDLLLKNNIYEGDHLLKLASVVDGPRLETRPEAMAILQSREESFIKVEQLMQTASANPQ from the coding sequence ATGCATGTAACCGCCATGAACACCCTGCTGGCCGCACCTCGTTACGGATTCGAGTCGCTGCCCAGGGAACAGTCCAGTCAGGTCCTGTGTTTCATCATCGATCGCGCACGCCAACCCGAGGCGATGTCGCGTCTGTATCGCATCGGCGAACCGATGAATGCTCAAGCCTTGTACAGCAGCACTGACTTTGCGGAAATCGCCAATGACGGTCCGCTCTGGCTCACAGCACCTTGGGGCAGCCGATTGGCAGTCGAAGCCACGCGCTTGTGCGAAGAAAATCACTCGGGCATTGCCCTGGTCGCAGAAGACGCCACTCAGGCACTCGCACACGCGCGCTGGTTGCTACGAGCCAACGACGGTTCCGGCGGCCAAAGCCTGTTGAGTTATCACAAACCTAGCCTGTGGGCTGCGCTGGCCTACACCGCAGGCGACACGTCCATTCAATTGTTCGGTCCTTGGCAAGCAGTGTATAGCCCTGCCCCGAGACACTTCGGCAAAGAGCGCGGCGCGTGGCTGTCCTGGACGGCGAAGTCGGAACTGAAGTGGCGTGGCGATGGCCCGGCGTTCAACCTTCCCGACAACGCAGCAAAGATTCAAGCGCGGCTGGGGTGGTTGTACTGGGTCGATGAGCAATATGCAGCGTTCGGTAAGCCCGGTGATGACCGGATCAATGAAATTACCGAGAACCTGGACCTTTTGCTCAAAAACAACATCTACGAAGGTGATCACTTGCTCAAGCTCGCCTCCGTCGTCGACGGACCGCGGCTTGAAACACGGCCAGAAGCAATGGCCATCCTGCAATCCAGGGAAGAGTCATTCATCAAGGTTGAACAGCTGATGCAAACAGCATCCGCCAATCCCCAATGA
- a CDS encoding LysM peptidoglycan-binding domain-containing protein produces MEITNHSVNPGETLSQIATRYNTNVAQLRQMNPFITNPSAIKPGWNLSVPKSAQAEAVAKPAAPSTAASQPAPTAESASAPGPKPIDLGPKKDFTETCAPSFKDQPKPCSNTYGTAIYATDEEEFWLLPERAASSMKEAMHALENQIAPSKSRDERLKGLDDSGLLNYFLEPKLSNFLEGEQRQRMEEIEAQEPNIEMDPGMVLRSRQEVKLAKEKDAPKAETPKTDTQRSRIDQLQSDIDTQNRIRDDYSELRKLRSEWLALKKTAIAAAEKKGHTYENGTLFAAGAIEARARVQNYLEKRKALISEGGIKPQAQEDIAKLLETDKKKRDELQKCLYTCEGDTYAYLAWKHGEAKSFAYHEYTDAIIKVAEYGIALPEYALISGDDITTGIEQFKLYLDTEKQQSEINNRLREKYKNWIEATGQNAQAPAGLVEAERAEWDRLQVVKQGLHEKAQQKVAADPIRRHLLWEPEQFEPQPVDRLVKDGFPLREVSTLATSGTPLKWFSLLNLKGAPNLLEEDLKKAGKSAKKILEGIPKNGDGGANKNSAQKVFGQWLASQGALKIGDQAGDWFDTNGWFNIDKFYSFLQTNGYKVTQLEDAGARKEWGEHLKQVVFKKSVRGEVRLFDKSQQAQFVRCLAPPQKKLHGEVKLEGPSFSAAEGFKTSASASLSFDLARGEVELLKIDMPTREKAKDVTVDYYLEGNPQLQTLNLGRMSFHFGARAWGYAGASLMLAGSIELVPIGGNTKYGATLSPVKPAQREDTEAKAERKTHEETIKTKADNGDTSPTPDLEYKSKALTAVDTKSSGQVMSGKAANVQIENGIKANFNLFAGVQAGIQLTGALNWAPPKALAVLRAGPSTGINNSKEATSASQWLTLANLSGSLGAAYGAGLQGNAGVSLDKGKFILNLKATVVLGPGASGSFKFEVGYEAVVELINIYRRELYKAKGASISWITPEAAEQASALNMLGAVGLDVAMIYMMGIDVIMNLYDAMTSSGKGGPIADTIIEYENQAELQKWFMEATPAALGPLLMTLSSEPEEFSVISTNQDTSESKSTDRKYVKQEARLLQQRALDRVIYWVGSTADGAEALTKAQQLFEDACKCMNKLGVAPKESGQAYCENRYRLDNFMAVPVLSMERAEGVKARARYKSNVKKMGQRIDAFCKLDFRENSYIPMTTMKYSGPL; encoded by the coding sequence ATGGAAATTACCAATCATTCAGTCAATCCTGGTGAAACGCTCAGCCAGATTGCTACTCGCTACAACACCAATGTTGCGCAACTGCGCCAGATGAATCCATTCATTACCAACCCGAGTGCGATTAAACCGGGTTGGAATCTTAGTGTTCCCAAGAGTGCTCAGGCTGAAGCGGTTGCAAAACCAGCGGCCCCTTCAACGGCAGCTTCCCAACCTGCTCCAACGGCCGAAAGTGCAAGTGCGCCTGGCCCTAAGCCCATTGACTTGGGGCCGAAAAAAGACTTTACAGAAACGTGCGCCCCCAGCTTCAAGGATCAGCCCAAGCCTTGTTCCAACACGTACGGCACCGCAATTTATGCAACTGACGAAGAAGAGTTTTGGTTACTGCCCGAGCGCGCCGCCTCCTCGATGAAGGAGGCGATGCACGCTCTGGAGAATCAAATTGCCCCGAGTAAATCCCGCGATGAGCGCCTCAAGGGATTAGATGACAGCGGATTACTGAATTACTTCCTTGAGCCAAAACTGAGTAATTTTCTCGAGGGCGAACAGCGCCAGCGAATGGAGGAGATTGAAGCTCAGGAACCGAATATCGAAATGGACCCAGGAATGGTCCTTCGCAGCCGCCAAGAAGTAAAACTCGCAAAAGAAAAGGACGCACCAAAGGCCGAAACGCCGAAAACCGATACTCAGCGCTCACGTATAGATCAGCTTCAGTCGGATATCGATACTCAGAACCGTATCCGGGATGATTACAGCGAGCTACGCAAGTTACGCAGCGAGTGGTTGGCGCTAAAAAAAACAGCTATTGCCGCCGCCGAAAAGAAGGGTCATACGTACGAGAACGGTACGTTGTTCGCTGCCGGGGCAATCGAGGCTCGCGCTCGCGTCCAAAATTACCTGGAGAAACGCAAGGCGCTGATCAGTGAAGGTGGCATCAAGCCACAGGCTCAGGAGGATATCGCCAAGCTCCTTGAAACTGACAAGAAAAAGCGTGATGAACTGCAGAAGTGTTTATACACCTGCGAAGGCGATACATACGCCTACCTGGCGTGGAAGCATGGCGAAGCCAAGTCGTTTGCCTATCACGAATACACCGACGCGATTATCAAAGTAGCGGAATACGGGATCGCCTTACCTGAGTACGCATTGATCAGTGGCGATGACATCACTACAGGTATCGAGCAGTTCAAGTTGTATCTCGATACGGAAAAACAGCAATCGGAAATCAATAACCGCTTGCGTGAAAAATACAAAAACTGGATCGAAGCGACGGGTCAAAATGCCCAGGCACCTGCCGGTCTGGTCGAAGCCGAACGTGCCGAATGGGACCGTTTGCAAGTTGTAAAACAGGGCTTACACGAAAAGGCTCAACAAAAAGTCGCTGCTGACCCTATTCGACGTCACTTATTATGGGAGCCTGAACAGTTTGAGCCTCAGCCGGTTGATCGGCTTGTCAAAGATGGCTTTCCGCTAAGAGAGGTCAGCACACTGGCTACAAGCGGCACGCCGTTGAAGTGGTTCAGTTTGCTCAACCTCAAGGGTGCGCCAAACCTTCTTGAGGAAGACTTGAAAAAAGCCGGCAAGAGCGCAAAAAAAATTCTTGAAGGCATCCCAAAAAATGGTGACGGTGGTGCAAATAAAAACAGCGCGCAGAAGGTATTTGGCCAGTGGCTGGCAAGCCAGGGCGCGCTAAAAATTGGAGATCAAGCCGGCGATTGGTTTGATACCAATGGTTGGTTCAATATCGACAAGTTTTACAGCTTCTTGCAAACCAACGGCTATAAAGTGACTCAGCTTGAGGATGCCGGTGCGCGAAAAGAATGGGGCGAGCATCTAAAGCAGGTCGTATTCAAAAAGAGTGTTCGTGGTGAAGTGAGGCTTTTCGACAAGAGCCAGCAGGCGCAGTTTGTCCGCTGCCTTGCGCCGCCGCAAAAAAAACTGCATGGCGAAGTGAAACTGGAAGGTCCCTCCTTCTCTGCCGCTGAAGGCTTCAAGACGTCGGCCAGTGCGTCACTGAGCTTTGACTTGGCTCGAGGTGAAGTGGAACTGCTTAAAATCGACATGCCGACTCGCGAAAAAGCCAAGGATGTGACGGTCGATTACTATCTCGAAGGTAATCCTCAACTTCAGACCTTGAACCTCGGCCGTATGTCCTTTCATTTCGGTGCCCGTGCGTGGGGATACGCCGGTGCGTCGCTCATGCTCGCCGGTAGTATTGAGCTGGTCCCTATAGGCGGCAATACCAAATATGGCGCGACACTCAGCCCTGTCAAACCGGCACAGCGCGAAGATACCGAAGCAAAGGCCGAACGGAAGACCCACGAAGAAACGATCAAAACCAAAGCCGACAATGGTGATACCAGCCCTACCCCAGACCTTGAATACAAGTCCAAGGCGCTCACGGCTGTCGATACCAAATCAAGTGGCCAAGTCATGTCCGGCAAGGCCGCCAACGTACAAATTGAAAATGGCATAAAGGCCAATTTCAATCTGTTCGCCGGCGTGCAAGCAGGTATCCAACTGACAGGGGCTTTGAATTGGGCTCCGCCTAAAGCATTGGCTGTATTGCGGGCAGGACCCTCCACCGGAATCAATAACAGCAAGGAGGCTACGAGCGCTAGCCAATGGCTAACGCTTGCCAACCTCAGCGGATCTTTAGGTGCTGCCTATGGCGCGGGCTTGCAGGGCAATGCTGGAGTTTCTCTGGATAAGGGTAAATTCATTCTCAATCTTAAAGCAACGGTTGTTCTTGGGCCGGGTGCAAGTGGTAGTTTCAAATTTGAGGTAGGTTACGAGGCTGTTGTAGAGCTTATCAATATTTATCGACGTGAGCTGTATAAAGCTAAAGGCGCTTCTATTAGCTGGATTACTCCAGAGGCTGCTGAACAGGCTTCTGCACTGAACATGCTCGGTGCGGTCGGGTTGGATGTTGCAATGATCTATATGATGGGCATCGACGTTATTATGAATCTATATGACGCGATGACCAGTAGTGGAAAGGGAGGGCCCATTGCAGACACTATTATTGAATATGAAAATCAAGCCGAATTGCAAAAATGGTTTATGGAAGCAACTCCCGCGGCCTTGGGCCCCCTCCTTATGACGCTCAGTTCTGAGCCGGAAGAGTTTTCAGTAATTTCAACGAACCAAGACACAAGTGAAAGTAAAAGTACCGATCGTAAGTACGTAAAACAGGAAGCACGTTTGCTCCAACAACGAGCTCTCGACAGAGTGATTTATTGGGTAGGATCAACGGCGGATGGCGCAGAAGCGTTAACCAAAGCTCAACAGCTATTTGAGGACGCTTGTAAATGCATGAACAAACTAGGCGTCGCACCTAAAGAGTCCGGGCAAGCGTATTGTGAGAATAGATACAGACTAGATAATTTTATGGCAGTTCCTGTACTTAGCATGGAACGTGCGGAAGGCGTTAAAGCTCGGGCCCGCTATAAATCAAATGTGAAGAAAATGGGTCAGCGTATAGACGCGTTCTGCAAGCTGGACTTTCGGGAAAATAGCTATATCCCGATGACCACCATGAAATATTCCGGCCCTTTATAA
- a CDS encoding type VI secretion system Vgr family protein — protein MLDANATHISLTLEGVSVDLQVLSFVGRETLNQPFCFDIELVSARPDLKLEELLHKPGCLTFGATGKGIIHGLVYRIEQGDSGKSLTRYSISLVPQLAYLRHNHDQQIFQHLSVPKIIAQVLEARGILSDAYSFQLGAIYPERDYCVQYDESDLHFIQRLCEEEGIHFHFQHSASGHKLVFGDDQTVFRKLAPVAYQQDSGMAATKPVIKRFNLRLETRTSRVSRRDYDFEKPRILPEGAAKSTFAPDLEDYDYPGRFLTRERGKQLATRALERHRSDYKLAEGKGDEPTLVSGHFMALSEHPRAEWNDLWLLLEVVHEGKQPQVLGKNVTSDVTHNKDDFHQGYRNTFLATPWDAHFRPALEHPKPKVLGSQTAIVTGPPGEEIHCDEYGRVKVQFHWDRDGQANDTTSCWLRVATGWAGSAYGGIAIPRVGMEVLVTFLEGDPDQPLITGCLFHKENVVPYDLPANKTRSTFKTLSSPGGKGYNEFRIEDKKGAEQIYLHAQRDWDENIEHDQKIRIGNERHDTVEANVFSEFKVEEHRITHLDRKTEARADDHLTVAVTQHVKIGTAQFVEAGQEIHYHAGEKVVVEGGMELTAKAGGSFVKVDAGGVTISGAEVKVNTGGSPGVGTPAAPLLPGPMKAADADVAGKAPLPSRLNESGITPLCGKQSNGACSRKDCTCM, from the coding sequence ATGCTGGACGCGAACGCAACCCATATTTCCCTGACGCTGGAAGGCGTTTCCGTTGACCTGCAAGTGCTCAGCTTCGTCGGTCGCGAAACCCTCAATCAACCGTTCTGTTTCGACATCGAACTGGTCAGCGCCCGTCCCGACCTGAAACTTGAAGAGTTGCTGCACAAGCCTGGCTGCCTGACCTTCGGCGCCACCGGCAAGGGCATCATTCACGGTCTGGTCTATCGCATCGAGCAAGGCGATTCCGGCAAAAGCCTGACGCGCTACAGCATCAGCCTGGTCCCGCAACTCGCTTACCTGCGCCACAACCATGACCAGCAGATTTTCCAGCATTTAAGTGTGCCGAAGATCATCGCCCAGGTACTGGAGGCGCGCGGCATCCTGTCTGACGCTTACAGTTTCCAGCTCGGCGCGATCTACCCCGAGCGCGATTACTGCGTCCAGTACGACGAATCCGACCTGCATTTCATCCAGCGTCTGTGTGAAGAGGAAGGCATTCACTTCCACTTCCAACACAGCGCCAGCGGCCACAAACTCGTCTTCGGCGATGACCAGACGGTGTTCCGCAAACTCGCACCCGTGGCCTACCAGCAAGACTCCGGCATGGCCGCCACGAAACCGGTGATCAAGCGTTTCAACCTGCGCCTGGAAACCCGCACCTCCCGCGTCAGCCGCCGCGACTACGACTTCGAAAAACCACGCATCCTGCCCGAAGGCGCCGCCAAGAGCACTTTCGCGCCGGATCTCGAAGACTACGACTACCCCGGCCGCTTCCTGACCCGCGAGCGCGGCAAACAACTGGCCACCCGCGCGCTGGAGCGCCATCGCAGCGATTACAAACTGGCCGAAGGCAAAGGCGACGAGCCGACCCTCGTCAGCGGCCACTTCATGGCCCTGAGCGAACACCCGCGCGCCGAGTGGAACGATCTCTGGCTGCTGCTCGAAGTCGTGCACGAAGGCAAGCAGCCGCAAGTGCTCGGCAAAAACGTCACCAGCGACGTCACCCATAACAAAGACGATTTCCATCAGGGCTACCGCAACACCTTCCTCGCCACCCCGTGGGACGCGCACTTCCGCCCTGCCCTCGAACACCCGAAACCGAAAGTCCTCGGCAGCCAGACCGCCATCGTCACCGGCCCGCCCGGCGAAGAAATCCACTGCGACGAATACGGCCGCGTCAAAGTGCAATTCCACTGGGACCGCGACGGCCAGGCCAACGACACCACCAGCTGCTGGCTACGCGTCGCCACCGGCTGGGCCGGCAGTGCATACGGCGGCATCGCCATCCCGCGGGTCGGCATGGAAGTCCTCGTCACCTTCCTCGAAGGCGACCCCGACCAACCGCTGATCACCGGCTGCCTGTTCCACAAGGAAAACGTCGTCCCCTACGACCTGCCGGCGAACAAGACCCGCAGCACCTTCAAAACCCTCAGCTCGCCGGGCGGCAAGGGCTACAACGAGTTCCGCATCGAAGACAAGAAAGGCGCGGAACAGATCTACCTGCACGCCCAGCGCGACTGGGATGAAAACATCGAACACGACCAGAAAATCCGCATCGGCAATGAACGCCATGACACGGTCGAGGCCAATGTTTTCAGCGAGTTCAAGGTTGAAGAACACCGGATTACCCATCTGGACCGCAAGACTGAAGCGCGGGCGGATGATCACCTGACCGTGGCGGTGACTCAGCATGTGAAGATCGGCACAGCGCAGTTTGTCGAGGCGGGGCAGGAGATTCATTACCACGCTGGCGAGAAGGTGGTGGTTGAAGGCGGAATGGAACTGACGGCGAAAGCTGGCGGGAGTTTCGTCAAGGTTGATGCGGGGGGCGTGACGATTAGTGGGGCTGAGGTGAAGGTGAATACCGGGGGCTCGCCTGGGGTGGGTACGCCTGCTGCGCCGTTGTTGCCGGGGCCGATGAAAGCGGCGGATGCGGATGTCGCGGGCAAAGCGCCTCTCCCCAGCCGCCTCAACGAATCGGGTATTACGCCGTTGTGCGGCAAACAAAGCAACGGCGCCTGCAGCCGTAAGGATTGCACATGCATGTAA
- a CDS encoding tetratricopeptide repeat protein, whose amino-acid sequence MLKMKNAVCIALSTLFFSFVAQAEVSTQQVKAKEKGIELYNQFKAISAVPYLKAAAEGGDREAQYYLGEALRKNNKYITPEAQSAYEASARQGDIYAMIRLSQRNNDLCVEMNNCSGEKKSPNEWSKSALEAATKEAEKGDAEAMYLMYRITGDDKWFEKSADGGFALAQYYLAADYREGKGFFLTPSKRAEMVERWMKASAEGGNPQGMLAYAAIQGRKKDWEQFRSWNEKAAMTGYVSAVYGYGSYLAGQSPEYGFKEDLVTAYASISWVLELDGGGGMREFAQDELPEIAAKMTGEQIEKSKKTLTEWKATRPPLSFFPDKL is encoded by the coding sequence ATGTTAAAAATGAAAAATGCCGTTTGCATTGCCTTATCAACCCTATTCTTTAGCTTTGTGGCGCAGGCAGAAGTATCGACACAGCAAGTGAAAGCAAAGGAAAAGGGTATTGAGCTTTACAATCAATTCAAAGCCATATCTGCAGTCCCCTATCTGAAGGCAGCAGCGGAAGGTGGCGATCGTGAAGCACAGTACTACTTGGGCGAAGCGTTACGCAAAAATAACAAATATATAACTCCAGAAGCTCAGAGCGCGTATGAAGCCTCTGCTCGCCAAGGTGATATATATGCAATGATAAGATTGTCTCAGCGCAATAACGATCTCTGCGTTGAGATGAACAACTGCTCAGGTGAAAAAAAATCGCCAAACGAGTGGTCCAAAAGTGCCTTAGAGGCTGCTACGAAAGAAGCTGAAAAAGGTGACGCCGAGGCTATGTATTTGATGTACCGGATAACCGGAGACGACAAATGGTTTGAAAAATCCGCAGACGGAGGTTTTGCGCTAGCGCAGTACTATCTAGCGGCGGATTACCGTGAAGGTAAAGGTTTCTTCCTGACACCTTCAAAACGCGCGGAGATGGTCGAACGCTGGATGAAGGCATCTGCGGAGGGTGGCAACCCTCAAGGTATGTTGGCGTATGCCGCGATTCAGGGTCGAAAAAAGGACTGGGAGCAATTCAGGTCGTGGAATGAAAAAGCTGCAATGACTGGATATGTCAGCGCTGTATACGGTTATGGCTCTTACTTAGCAGGACAATCGCCGGAATACGGCTTTAAGGAGGATCTAGTAACTGCCTATGCATCCATTTCCTGGGTGCTTGAACTAGACGGTGGGGGCGGCATGCGAGAATTTGCACAAGATGAACTCCCGGAAATCGCGGCAAAAATGACTGGGGAACAGATCGAAAAATCAAAAAAAACCCTGACGGAATGGAAAGCAACCCGCCCACCACTATCCTTCTTCCCTGACAAGCTATGA
- the xylB gene encoding xylulokinase, with amino-acid sequence MANQQLFLGIDCGTQGTKAVILDAHTGQVLGQGAAVHSLISGANGRREQDTGQWLEAFTLATRRALLAAKVDGQDILGLGVSGQQHGLVLLDDQGQVLRPAKLWCDTESTPENDRLLAQLGGEKGSLERLGVVIAPGYTVSKLLWTKEQHPDIFARIAHILLPHDYLNHWLTGRSCSEYGDASGTGYFNVRTRQWDLQLLRDIDPTGRLQAALPELIDAHQAVGTILPSIAEQLGINPQALVSSGGGDNMMGAIGTGNIKPGAITMSLGSSGTVYAYADQPKVSPDASVATFCSSSGGWLPLICTMNLTNATGVIRELFALDIEHFNDLVEQAPIGAEGVCMLPFLNGERVPALPHATGSLLGLTMTNLTQANLCRAVVEGTTFGLRYGLDLLRQNGLQSRSICLIGGGSKSPVWRQIVADIMNTPVICTEQSEAAALGAAIQAAWCKSRANGHEDSLADLCERCVKLDLASETLPIADNVAACQQAYERYQQHVATL; translated from the coding sequence ATGGCAAACCAACAATTATTCCTCGGCATTGACTGCGGCACCCAAGGCACCAAAGCCGTGATCCTGGACGCCCACACTGGCCAGGTCCTGGGCCAGGGCGCCGCTGTGCACAGCTTGATCAGCGGCGCCAACGGTCGCCGCGAGCAAGACACCGGCCAGTGGCTCGAAGCGTTCACCCTGGCCACTCGCCGTGCGTTACTCGCGGCGAAAGTCGACGGTCAGGACATCCTTGGCCTCGGCGTCTCCGGACAGCAACACGGCCTGGTATTGCTCGATGACCAAGGTCAGGTGCTGCGTCCGGCGAAGCTTTGGTGCGACACCGAATCCACCCCGGAAAATGACCGTCTCCTGGCTCAACTCGGTGGCGAAAAGGGTTCACTTGAGCGCCTGGGTGTGGTCATCGCGCCCGGCTACACCGTTTCCAAACTGCTGTGGACCAAAGAACAGCACCCGGACATTTTCGCCCGGATCGCCCACATCCTCCTGCCCCACGACTACCTGAACCATTGGCTCACCGGCCGCAGTTGCAGCGAGTACGGCGACGCGTCAGGCACCGGGTATTTCAACGTGCGGACCCGCCAATGGGATTTGCAGTTGCTGCGCGACATCGACCCGACCGGACGCCTGCAAGCCGCGTTGCCGGAGTTGATCGACGCGCATCAAGCAGTCGGCACGATCCTGCCGAGCATCGCCGAACAGCTTGGCATCAACCCGCAGGCGCTGGTCTCCAGCGGGGGCGGCGACAACATGATGGGCGCGATCGGCACCGGCAATATCAAGCCCGGCGCGATCACCATGAGCCTCGGCTCTTCGGGGACGGTGTACGCCTATGCTGACCAGCCGAAAGTCAGCCCGGATGCGTCGGTCGCCACGTTCTGCTCGTCCAGCGGTGGCTGGCTGCCGCTGATCTGCACCATGAACCTGACCAACGCCACGGGGGTCATTCGCGAGCTGTTCGCCCTTGATATCGAACACTTCAACGATTTGGTCGAGCAGGCGCCCATCGGTGCCGAAGGCGTGTGCATGCTGCCGTTCCTCAATGGCGAGCGCGTCCCCGCCCTGCCCCATGCCACCGGCAGCCTGCTGGGCTTGACCATGACCAACCTGACCCAGGCCAACCTGTGCCGCGCAGTCGTCGAAGGCACGACCTTCGGTTTGCGTTATGGACTGGACCTGCTGCGCCAGAATGGCTTACAAAGCCGCAGCATTTGCCTGATCGGCGGCGGCTCGAAAAGCCCGGTGTGGCGCCAGATCGTCGCCGACATCATGAACACCCCGGTGATCTGTACCGAGCAGAGCGAAGCGGCAGCCCTGGGCGCAGCGATTCAGGCGGCGTGGTGCAAGTCCAGAGCAAACGGCCACGAGGACAGTCTGGCGGACCTTTGCGAGCGTTGTGTAAAGCTCGATCTGGCCAGTGAAACCTTGCCGATTGCCGACAATGTGGCGGCCTGTCAGCAGGCCTATGAACGTTATCAACAACATGTCGCAACCCTTTAA